A region from the Methylocystis iwaonis genome encodes:
- the lgt gene encoding prolipoprotein diacylglyceryl transferase, producing MPFFLLPFPIVDPVAVHLGPLPIRWYALAYIGGFIFGWMGLRALVSNERLWAANQPRPTREGVDDLLVNAALGIIIGGRLGHVLIYDPSFYLAHPLEIFQTWKGGMAFHGGLIGCIIGMWLFARARALPFLTISDICAAVAPIGLFFGRLANFIKPEMWGRPSDVPWAMVFPGAGDMPRHPSQLYEAGLEGVALFILLWLAARGGALRRPGLVTGLFGLGYGAARIFCEFFREPDPVQEALPNGLTMGMTLSLPLVVIGAVLLIFSLRRRSALA from the coding sequence ATGCCCTTCTTCCTCCTGCCCTTCCCCATCGTCGATCCGGTCGCCGTCCATCTCGGCCCGCTGCCGATCCGCTGGTATGCGCTCGCCTATATTGGCGGCTTCATCTTCGGCTGGATGGGGCTGCGCGCGCTCGTCTCCAACGAGCGGCTCTGGGCTGCGAACCAGCCTCGGCCGACGCGCGAGGGCGTGGACGATCTTCTGGTCAACGCCGCGCTCGGGATCATCATCGGCGGGCGGCTCGGCCATGTGCTGATCTACGATCCATCCTTTTACCTCGCCCACCCGCTGGAGATCTTCCAAACCTGGAAGGGCGGCATGGCCTTTCACGGCGGGCTCATCGGCTGCATCATCGGCATGTGGCTGTTCGCCCGCGCGCGCGCCCTGCCCTTCCTCACCATCTCGGATATTTGCGCGGCCGTCGCGCCGATCGGCCTGTTCTTCGGTCGGCTCGCCAATTTCATCAAGCCAGAGATGTGGGGACGGCCCAGCGACGTTCCCTGGGCCATGGTTTTTCCGGGCGCTGGCGACATGCCCCGCCATCCGAGCCAGCTTTATGAAGCGGGGCTCGAAGGCGTCGCGCTGTTCATCCTTCTCTGGCTGGCCGCGCGCGGCGGCGCCTTAAGGCGGCCGGGACTCGTAACGGGGCTTTTCGGCCTCGGATATGGCGCCGCGCGCATCTTCTGCGAGTTCTTCCGCGAGCCGGACCCTGTGCAGGAGGCGCTGCCCAATGGCCTCACCATGGGCATGACCCTGTCGCTGCCGCTCGTCGTCATCGGCGCGGTCCTTCTCATCTTCTCGCTGCGCCGCCGGAGCGCGCTCGCATGA